A stretch of the Streptomyces sp. WMMB303 genome encodes the following:
- a CDS encoding DUF4239 domain-containing protein — MSESFMPALSLIAACLVVVVVVVLRRRRATTGDPTETPDVIEYMTMMIGVVYAIVLGLAIAGVWEARNAADEALAQEAQALHEVSERVGVYPAAERERVRADIDGYVRYAVTTEWSHMVEQNELTDRGTRMLEKLRGDATSFEPATMQQAQSYQAVVDQIAAADTARTARATGAGPTMPGVVWIGLYAGAVVSVGMLFALQIQRSGRELILAGIFSALIAFLLFLVWHFDAPFARGLEDPKEAFTTLFPRAAGSSG; from the coding sequence GTGTCCGAAAGCTTCATGCCGGCGCTCAGTCTGATCGCCGCCTGTCTGGTCGTCGTCGTTGTCGTCGTCCTCAGACGCCGGCGTGCCACGACAGGCGATCCGACGGAGACGCCGGACGTAATCGAGTACATGACGATGATGATCGGTGTGGTGTATGCGATTGTGCTGGGACTGGCCATCGCCGGGGTCTGGGAGGCGCGCAACGCGGCGGACGAGGCCCTCGCTCAGGAGGCGCAGGCGCTGCACGAGGTGAGCGAACGGGTGGGCGTCTACCCGGCGGCCGAGCGCGAGCGGGTGCGCGCGGACATCGACGGCTACGTGCGGTACGCGGTCACCACCGAGTGGTCGCACATGGTGGAGCAGAACGAGCTCACCGACCGGGGCACTCGCATGCTCGAGAAGCTGCGCGGCGACGCGACGTCCTTCGAACCGGCCACCATGCAGCAGGCGCAGTCCTACCAGGCCGTTGTCGACCAGATCGCCGCGGCGGACACCGCCCGCACCGCACGGGCGACCGGCGCCGGACCCACGATGCCGGGCGTGGTGTGGATCGGGCTGTACGCGGGCGCGGTGGTCTCGGTGGGCATGCTCTTCGCGCTGCAGATCCAGCGCTCCGGCAGGGAACTGATCCTGGCGGGCATCTTCAGCGCCCTGATCGCCTTCCTCCTCTTCCTGGTCTGGCACTTCGACGCCCCCTTCGCCCGCGGCCTCGAGGACCCGAAGGAAGCGTTCACGACGCTGTTCCCACGGGCCGCGGGCTCCTCGGGCTGA
- a CDS encoding acyl-CoA synthetase: MSLLFPALHAASSHTALRFGDRVLSYRRLAAVAGGLATRLQTSAPVAVWAKPSLETAVGVVAGLLAGVPVVPVNPKSGESELAHIVNDSAPATVLAEPGAELPAALGSLPRTDIAIPDEAEEGTWVLPTEPNAETAALIVYTSGTTGPPKGVVLSRRAVAANLDALVEAWQWTEDDVLVHGLPLFHVHGLILGVLGPLRRGCALRHLGAFSTQGVARELAGGGTMLFGVPTMYHRLADACESDPDLVRALAGARLLVSGSAALPLHDHERLTAATGQQVIERYGMTETLMNTSVRPSGSSRRGSVGLPLRDVDIRLVDDTGQRLPSEDTETVGELQVRGPNLFTEYLNRPDATAEAFDGGWFRTGDMATRDADGSVRLVGRKATDMIKSGGFRIGAGEIENVLLGHPAVAEAAVTGEPDDDLGERVVAWIVPVTPQQPPSADDLTELVAGRLAPHKRPRDVRFLDALPRNDMGKVLKRELPGQQR; encoded by the coding sequence GTGTCCCTGCTCTTCCCCGCGCTGCACGCGGCGTCCTCGCACACGGCGCTGCGTTTCGGCGACCGAGTCCTCAGCTACCGTCGGCTGGCTGCCGTGGCCGGCGGCCTGGCCACCAGGTTGCAGACCTCGGCGCCCGTCGCGGTCTGGGCGAAGCCCAGCCTGGAGACGGCGGTCGGCGTGGTCGCCGGTCTGCTGGCCGGGGTGCCCGTGGTCCCGGTGAACCCGAAGAGCGGCGAGAGCGAACTGGCGCACATCGTCAACGACAGCGCACCCGCGACAGTGCTGGCAGAACCCGGTGCGGAGCTTCCGGCAGCGCTCGGGTCGCTGCCGCGCACCGACATCGCGATCCCCGACGAGGCGGAGGAGGGGACCTGGGTGCTGCCCACCGAGCCGAACGCCGAGACCGCGGCACTCATCGTCTACACCTCGGGCACGACCGGGCCGCCCAAGGGCGTGGTGCTGTCGCGGCGCGCCGTGGCCGCCAATCTGGACGCGCTGGTGGAAGCGTGGCAGTGGACGGAGGACGACGTGCTGGTGCACGGACTGCCGCTGTTCCACGTGCACGGGCTGATCCTCGGCGTCCTGGGTCCGCTGCGCCGCGGGTGCGCACTGCGCCATCTGGGGGCCTTCAGCACTCAGGGAGTGGCCCGGGAACTGGCGGGCGGCGGCACGATGCTGTTCGGTGTCCCGACCATGTACCACCGCCTCGCCGACGCCTGTGAGAGCGATCCGGACCTGGTGCGCGCGCTCGCCGGGGCACGGCTGCTGGTGTCGGGCTCGGCCGCGCTTCCGCTGCACGACCACGAGCGGCTCACCGCCGCGACGGGCCAGCAGGTGATCGAGCGGTACGGGATGACCGAGACGCTGATGAACACCAGCGTGCGCCCCTCGGGAAGCTCCCGCAGGGGTTCCGTCGGTCTGCCGCTGCGCGATGTGGACATCCGGCTGGTGGACGACACAGGGCAGCGCCTTCCCTCGGAGGACACCGAGACGGTGGGGGAACTCCAGGTGCGCGGGCCGAACCTGTTCACCGAGTACCTCAACCGCCCCGACGCGACGGCCGAGGCATTCGACGGCGGCTGGTTCCGCACCGGTGACATGGCGACACGGGACGCGGACGGGTCGGTGCGCCTCGTCGGCCGCAAAGCAACCGACATGATCAAGAGCGGCGGCTTCCGGATCGGTGCGGGCGAGATCGAGAACGTCCTCCTCGGGCATCCCGCCGTCGCGGAGGCCGCCGTCACCGGCGAACCGGACGACGACCTGGGCGAGCGCGTCGTCGCCTGGATCGTGCCGGTGACGCCACAGCAACCGCCGTCGGCGGACGACCTGACCGAACTGGTGGCCGGCCGGCTCGCCCCGCACAAGCGCCCGCGCGACGTGCGCTTCCTGGACGCACTGCCACGCAACGACATGGGAAAGGTGCTCAAGCGGGAACTGCCCGGTCAGCAACGCTGA
- a CDS encoding MsnO8 family LLM class oxidoreductase — translation MTPSPRIPVPLSVLDRSLTREGEHSGRALRETVRFARQAEALGFLRFWVSEHHAVPGIAGSAPTVLAAAVASATSRIRVGTGGVMLPNHQPLVVAEQFGVLESLHPGRIDMGLGRSVGFTDGVRKALRVGKDAAEDFGAQISELLGYFEGTGPVRARPAEGLRVPPFVLAVGSGAAVAAEHGLPLVIGASRDEQRTREAIRAYRAAFRPRTGPGAPGAGASGAVRDGAAPYVVVAVNAAAAETRTEAEGLQVPEAWSTALSRTRGTFTPLVPPQDVLGRTMSPKERAAFEEARQTQLHGTPHEVAAALAGLVERTGADELLLTLNTYDPDHRLRSYRHLAEVADLGGSLPTSAPPG, via the coding sequence GTGACCCCATCGCCCCGGATCCCGGTACCTCTGTCCGTCCTCGACCGCTCCCTCACCCGGGAGGGCGAGCACTCCGGCCGTGCGCTGCGCGAGACGGTGCGCTTCGCGCGGCAGGCGGAAGCGCTGGGCTTCCTGCGTTTCTGGGTCTCCGAGCACCATGCCGTCCCCGGTATCGCGGGCTCTGCACCGACCGTCCTGGCCGCTGCGGTCGCCTCAGCCACTTCCCGGATCCGGGTCGGGACCGGAGGGGTGATGCTCCCCAACCACCAGCCACTGGTGGTGGCCGAGCAGTTCGGAGTGCTCGAGTCCCTCCACCCCGGCCGCATCGACATGGGACTGGGGCGCTCTGTCGGATTCACCGACGGCGTCCGCAAGGCACTGCGTGTCGGCAAGGACGCCGCCGAGGACTTCGGTGCGCAGATATCAGAACTGCTCGGCTACTTCGAGGGCACCGGGCCGGTGCGTGCCCGGCCCGCAGAGGGACTCCGCGTCCCACCCTTCGTCCTTGCGGTCGGCTCGGGTGCCGCGGTGGCGGCCGAGCACGGACTGCCGCTGGTGATCGGGGCCTCCCGCGACGAGCAGCGGACACGGGAGGCGATACGGGCCTACCGGGCGGCCTTCCGGCCACGCACCGGGCCCGGCGCTCCGGGAGCCGGGGCGAGCGGAGCCGTCCGGGACGGGGCCGCGCCCTACGTCGTCGTCGCGGTGAACGCCGCCGCCGCCGAGACCCGCACGGAGGCGGAAGGGCTGCAGGTTCCCGAGGCGTGGTCGACGGCGCTCTCCCGTACCCGGGGCACCTTCACGCCGCTCGTTCCGCCCCAGGACGTGCTCGGCCGGACGATGAGCCCGAAGGAGCGCGCCGCCTTCGAGGAGGCCCGCCAGACCCAGCTGCACGGTACCCCGCACGAGGTCGCCGCCGCGTTGGCCGGACTCGTGGAGCGCACGGGGGCCGACGAACTCCTGCTGACGCTCAACACCTACGACCCCGACCACCGCCTCCGCTCCTATCGCCACCTCGCCGAGGTCGCAGACCTGGGAGGAAGCCTGCCCACCTCCGCGCCCCCGGGCTGA
- a CDS encoding response regulator transcription factor: MTIRLLLVDDDALVRAGLRLMLGGIEGIEIVGEAADGSQVLRLVDEHRPHVVLMDIRMPAMDGLTATEMLRARDEPPEVVVLTTFHADAQVLRALRAGAAGFLLKDTPPADILAAVRKVASGEPVLSPAVTRQLIQHVTPAGRDTRRARAKDALARLGERESEVALGVGRGLANARIAASLYMSVPTVKTHVSRILTKLDLNNRVQFALLVHDAGLLEEPPAEE; this comes from the coding sequence ATGACCATCCGCCTGCTCCTTGTCGACGACGACGCTCTCGTACGGGCCGGGCTCCGGCTGATGCTGGGAGGCATCGAGGGCATCGAGATCGTGGGGGAGGCCGCGGACGGCAGCCAGGTGCTCCGACTGGTCGACGAGCACCGTCCGCATGTGGTCCTGATGGACATCCGGATGCCGGCCATGGACGGGCTCACCGCCACCGAGATGCTCCGGGCGCGCGACGAACCGCCCGAGGTCGTCGTCCTGACCACCTTCCACGCCGACGCCCAGGTACTCCGCGCCCTGCGTGCCGGAGCCGCCGGCTTCCTGCTCAAGGACACCCCACCCGCCGACATCCTGGCCGCGGTGCGCAAGGTCGCCTCCGGGGAGCCCGTGCTCTCGCCCGCGGTCACCCGCCAGCTCATCCAACACGTCACCCCCGCGGGCCGGGACACCCGCCGGGCCCGCGCCAAGGACGCCCTCGCCCGGCTCGGCGAGCGGGAGAGCGAGGTGGCGCTCGGCGTCGGCCGCGGACTGGCCAACGCCCGGATCGCGGCGTCCCTCTACATGAGCGTGCCGACGGTCAAGACACACGTCTCCCGCATCCTGACCAAACTCGACCTCAACAACCGCGTCCAGTTCGCTCTCCTCGTCCACGATGCCGGACTGCTGGAGGAACCCCCGGCCGAGGAGTAG
- a CDS encoding FAD-dependent monooxygenase: MRQRHALIIGGGIAGAMTAMSLHKAGISSTVHEAYRSGADDAGAFLVLFHNGLEALRTIDAHPAVLDVSFPAERIEMLAHTGDRVGVRPVAGGGGSPGDAGPLGPRTLRRATLYRALHDEAIRRGVAIEHGKRLVSADTAPDGRVTAHFADGTRAEGDLLIGADGLHSVTRTLIDPGAPAPRHTGQITVCGYTPEVPTETAPPSGTYRMIQGRRAFLGCTTAPDGEVWWFANTPGGELDREELATGTPSELARWRDHVVSLFSEDASPAAEIVRGSRGLVATNAYDMARTPVWHRASMVVLGDAAHAAAPNAAQGASLAIEDSVVLAKCLRDLPGVPAAFTRFESLRRNRVEAVVERSARLNERVVPRPVEARTGPRRDDDSGSDWLLDYRIDWDAPVGDDAGARA; the protein is encoded by the coding sequence ATGCGGCAGCGGCACGCGCTCATCATCGGCGGCGGCATCGCCGGAGCCATGACGGCGATGTCCCTGCACAAGGCGGGGATCAGCTCGACCGTCCACGAGGCGTACCGGTCCGGCGCCGACGATGCCGGTGCCTTCCTCGTGCTCTTCCACAACGGCCTGGAAGCCTTGCGCACCATCGACGCCCATCCGGCTGTCCTGGATGTCTCCTTTCCCGCGGAACGCATTGAGATGCTCGCGCACACCGGGGACAGAGTGGGCGTGCGGCCGGTCGCGGGGGGAGGGGGCAGCCCCGGCGACGCCGGCCCTCTCGGTCCGCGCACGCTCCGGCGCGCGACTCTCTACCGCGCGCTTCATGATGAGGCGATCCGCCGGGGTGTCGCCATCGAGCACGGCAAGCGTCTCGTCTCCGCCGACACGGCTCCCGACGGGCGGGTCACCGCCCACTTCGCCGACGGCACGCGCGCCGAAGGGGACCTGCTCATCGGGGCCGACGGTCTCCACTCCGTCACTCGCACTCTCATCGACCCCGGCGCGCCCGCGCCGCGCCATACCGGGCAGATCACCGTGTGCGGCTACACACCCGAGGTGCCCACGGAGACTGCGCCGCCTTCCGGCACCTACCGGATGATCCAAGGGCGGCGCGCGTTCCTGGGCTGCACCACGGCGCCCGACGGCGAGGTCTGGTGGTTCGCCAACACCCCCGGCGGCGAGCTCGACCGGGAGGAACTGGCCACCGGTACCCCCTCGGAGCTGGCTCGCTGGCGGGACCACGTCGTCTCGCTCTTCTCCGAGGACGCCTCGCCCGCCGCCGAGATCGTCCGGGGCAGCCGGGGACTCGTGGCCACCAACGCCTATGACATGGCCCGCACCCCTGTCTGGCATCGCGCTTCCATGGTGGTACTCGGGGACGCGGCGCACGCGGCGGCGCCCAACGCGGCACAAGGCGCCTCCCTGGCGATCGAGGACAGCGTCGTCCTCGCCAAATGCCTCCGCGATCTCCCCGGGGTGCCCGCGGCGTTCACCCGCTTCGAGTCGCTGCGCCGCAACCGGGTCGAGGCCGTCGTCGAACGCAGCGCCCGGTTGAACGAACGGGTCGTCCCGCGTCCCGTGGAGGCCCGGACCGGCCCGCGGCGCGACGACGACTCCGGCAGCGACTGGCTGCTGGACTACCGCATCGACTGGGACGCACCCGTCGGGGACGACGCGGGCGCCCGTGCGTGA